Proteins encoded by one window of Rutidosis leptorrhynchoides isolate AG116_Rl617_1_P2 chromosome 7, CSIRO_AGI_Rlap_v1, whole genome shotgun sequence:
- the LOC139857906 gene encoding tetrahydroberberine oxidase-like — translation MKSQLILSFLTLCFCVTLSTSFHDHVTPSFQGFISCLESKYNNVSGISQLIFTPNNVSFLPIWEARVNNHRFNKTSTLKPSVIVTPIDDAQIRATLLCSKKCGYEMRIRSGGHDYEAVSSTADVPFVILDLAKMRSANVNVAKRTAWIQGGATLGELYYTISRKTNTLSFPGGLCPTVGIGGYIGGGGYGNLMRKYGLAADNVVDVRFMDVNGKILNRKSMGEDLFWAIRGGGSASFGIVLAWKLRLVPVPELVTVFLVNITLEQGATAIFYKYQQVIPNIDENLSIRVQMSSEDIVNTNKKTIRMLFYGLYQGSMDTLLSLLDEKYPELNVTREICQEVTMVQSALFFQGYPTNTSLEALANLTIGIRLNGQNKLDYVHTPIPISGLKNIWRQMFKSVGSTVIIQPFGGKVNEYSESALPFPHRAGVLYQFHQLVRFDDQASDTTPISMQRISWLRNFNKYITPYVSKNPRGAFYNYIDFDLGVGSDTYEEASVWGNKYWKKDNFKRLILIKAKVDPQNFFHHPQSIPVF, via the coding sequence ATGAAATCTCAACTAATACTTTCATTTTTAACTCTTTGTTTTTGTGTAACATTATCAACATCCTTCCATGATCATGTTACACCAAGTTTTCAAGGTTTCATAAGTTGCCTTGAATCCAAATACAATAATGTCAGCGGCATCTCTCAACTCATTTTCACCCCTAATAATGTATCTTTTCTACCAATTTGGGAAGCTAGAGTCAACAACCACAGATTCAACAAAACCTCAACTCTCAAACCGTCGGTCATTGTTACTCCGATCGACGATGCTCAAATCCGAGCAACACTTTTATGCAGCAAGAAATGCGGGTACGAGATGAGGATTAGGAGTGGAGGCCATGACTATGAGGCAGTCTCTTCTACCGCCGATGTTCCATTTGTGATACTTGATCTAGCCAAAATGAGGTCTGCAAATGTGAACGTTGCAAAAAGGACCGCATGGATTCAAGGTGGCGCTACACTTGGTGAACTGTACTATACCATATCTCGAAAGACCAACACGTTGTCTTTCCCTGGTGGTTTATGTCCCACGGTGGGTATTGGTGGGTATATAGGTGGTGGTGGCTATGGAAACTTGATGAGGAAATATGGTCTTGCTGCGGATAATGTTgttgatgttcggttcatggatgTCAATGGAAAGATTTTAAATAGAAAGTCTATGGGCGAAGATCTATTTTGGGCAATTCGTGGTGGTGGGTCTGCAAGTTTTGGAATCGTTCTTGCATGGAAGCTTAGATTGGTTCCGGTGCCTGAGTTAGTAACTGTATTTTTAGTGAACATAACTTTGGAACAAGGTGCCACGGCGATTTTCTATAAGTATCAACAAGTTATACCGAATATTGATGAAAATTTGTCCATCCGAGTTCAAATGTCTAGCGAAGATATCGTCAACACTAACAAGAAAACCATACGAATGTTATTTTATGGACTTTATCAGGGCTCAATGGACACATTGCTTTCTTTGTTAGACGAAAAGTATCCGGAGCTTAATGTCACACGGGAAATTTGCCAAGAGGTGACAATGGTCCAGTCGGCCCTATTTTTCCAAGGCTATCCAACTAACACCTCACTAGAAGCCCTTGCTAACCTAACTATCGGCATTAGGCTCAATGGACAAAACAAATTAGATTACGTACACACCCCAATTCCTATAAGTGGCCTCAAAAATATCTGGAGACAGATGTTTAAAAGTGTAGGATCAACAGTGATCATACAACCTTTTGGGGGAAAAGTGAATGAGTACTCAGAGTCAGCACTTCCGTTTCCTCATAGAGCTGGAGTGTTGTACCAATTTCACCAATTGGTTCGGTTTGATGACCAAGCCTCAGACACGACACCAATATCGATGCAACGTATAAGTTGGTTACGGAACTTTAACAAGTATATAACACCTTATGTGTCGAAGAACCCGAGGGGGGCGTTTTATAACTACAttgattttgatttgggtgttGGAAGTGATACTTATGAAGAAGCAAGTGTGTGGGGCAACAAATACTGGAAGAAAGATAACTTTAAGAGGTTAATTCTTATCAAAGCTAAAGTTGATCCACAAAACTTCTTTCACCATCCACAAAGTATACCGGTTTTCTAG